The Pyrus communis chromosome 2, drPyrComm1.1, whole genome shotgun sequence genome includes a window with the following:
- the LOC137727147 gene encoding disease resistance protein RPV1-like, with protein sequence MGLIGFIQDFNIIIIAIGTLLHMFCKLLTLSSSPSSAADSDVAHSTAVAHSDIPQRRKKYDVFISFRGEDTRNTFTSHLYDALLQKKIDTYIDRRLERGEQIGPALRRAIQKSKLWVIIFSQNYASSTWCLDELVHILKCNKRGNRRAESVIPIFYHTDPSDVRKQRGSYAAAFAIHEKRFKDNIDKVHKWRGALTDAANVAGFQHSENTWTDADLVKIVVKDIWTKLSRHSSCNLKGLVGIESRIEQIESLLGIHLTDHLITVGIWGMGGIGKTTLAKAVFRKHSSKFEASCFLENVREREQKDGLKHLQNKLLEELFKGNEVMSIGVNFVNDMLGQKKVLIVIDDVSEAMQIVELASHRLQYGTGSRIIFTSRDRSILKHNVVEDQIYKVEGLKPNDALKLFRSYAFKNTGTSKIDYELVDGAVAYAGGVPLALILLGSSFLNCKSKEAWENELDKLKQFPNENILRVWRPSYDRLTKIDKNIFLDIACFHKKKKVKEVEKMLAIHGGFPATRIGALVDMSLISIDSKSKTIEMLDLVERMGRAIVREECIEDSSKRSRMFNDEDASHVLECNTITPNVEAILVNWSKIEERSLTCANFKVMSNLRLLIVDNCYKITTPLELPDSLSYLYWPKYPLESLPSKFSSKNLVELHMPNSKVKKLWKKDQRPVNLQVIDLSNSRNLTRVPNLSRSRKLVSINLNGCSRLVEIPGGIQHLDKLTHLDLGDCSNLKYLPKMPGNIQYLDLQGSGIKELPKSVWSNKNISYLKSLDLSRTAVKELHSSIGSFPALKRIQLQGCERLLSIPETICKLKCLEKLDLKGCSSFSKFPEILEPMEHLVSLSLEGTAVEMLPSSFRNLIGLQTLDLSGCKHLKVVDKSIYLLTKLKRLNFKACRELERLPSSSERFPSLEVLDLSDSGILEIPDGLVRSTSLKRMYLSGTKIRSIPASIKQASRLSELNIVNCKWLQSLPELPMQCNVEAEGCTALKRVASSRNKTHKQARLLLF encoded by the exons ATGGGGTTGATTGGGTTCATTCAAGATttcaacatcatcatcatcgcaATCGGGACTCTGTTGCACATGTTCTGCAAATTATTGACATTGTCTTCTTCTCCGTCTTCTGCGGCTGATTCTGATGTTGCTCATTCTACTGCTGTTGCTCATTCTGATATCCCCCAACGTCGAAAAAAGTATGATGTGTTTATCAGCTTCAGAGGTGAGGACACCCGCAATACTTTTACGAGCCATCTTTACGATGCCTTGCTTCAGAAGAAGATTGATACCTACATCGATAGGAGACTTGAGAGAGGAGAACAAATAGGACCTGCTCTTCGAAGGGCAATCCAGAAATCAAAGCTTTGGGTGATCATTTTTTCACAAAACTATGCTTCTTCCACATGGTGTTTGGATGAACTTGTGCATATACTTAAATGCAACAAAAGAGGCAACAGAAGAGCCGAGTCTGTGATACCCATTTTTTACCACACCGATCCATCAGATGTACGAAAACAACGAGGGAGTTATGCGGCTGCATTTGCTATACACGAAAAACGTTTCAAGGACAATATCGACAAGGTGCACAAGTGGAGGGGTGCTTTGACGGATGCAGCCAATGTAGCTGGGTTTCAACATTCAGAAAACACATG GACGGATGCCGATTTAGTCAAGATAGTTGTTAAGGATATTTGGACCAAATTGAGTCGCCATTCATCCTGCAATTTAAAGGGCCTTGTTGGAATTGAAAGTCGCATCGAGCAGATCGAATCACTGTTAGGCATTCATTTAACGGACCATCTGATCACTGTAGGTATTTGGGGCATGGGTGGTATTGGCAAGACCACCCTTGCTAAAGCTGTATTTCGCAAACACTCTTCTAAATTCGAAGCCTCGTGTTTTCTTGAAAATGTTAGGGAGAGAGAACAAAAAGATGGGCTaaaacacttgcaaaacaaactTCTTGAAGAGTTATTTAAGGGTAATGAAGTGATGTCCATAGGAGTCAATTTTGTTAATGATATGCTCGGCCAGAAAAAGGTCCTCAttgttattgatgatgtgagtGAGGCAATGCAAATAGTAGAGTTAGCTAGCCATCGTCTTCAGTATGGCACTGGAAGTAGAATCATTTTCACAAGTAGAGATAGGAGCATACTTAAGCACAATGTTGTAGAGGATCAGATCTACAAGGTTGAGGGATTAAAACCGAATGACGCTCTTAAGCTCTTCCGTTCGTATGCATTCAAGAATACCGGTACTTCTAAAATAGATTATGAGTTGGTTGATGGGGCGGTGGCTTATGCCGGAGGCGTTCCTTTAGCTCTTATACTTTTGGGGTCCTCATTCCTAAATTGCAAGAGCAAAGAAGCCTGGGAAAATGAATTGGACAAATTGAAACAATTTCCCAATGAAAATATCCTAAGAGTGTGGAGACCAAGTTATGACAGACTGACAAAAATTGATAAGAATATATTTTTGGATATAGCATGTTTTCAtaaaaagaagaaggtgaaagaGGTAGAAAAAATGTTAGCTATCCATGGAGGCTTTCCAGCAACCCGAATTGGAGCTCTTGTTGATATGTCTCTCATATCAATTGACTCAAAATCGAAAACCATAGAGATGCTAGATTTGGTTGAAAGAATGGGAAGGGCAATTGTACGGGAGGAATGTATTGAAGATTCCAGTAAGCGGAGTAGGATGTTCAACGATGAGGATGCTTCTCATGTATTGGAATGTAATACG ATAACTCCAAATGTTGAAGCCATATTGGTGAATTGGTCAAAGATTGAAGAGCGATCATTGACTTGTGCAAACTTCAAAGTGATGTCTAACCTAAGATTGCTAATTGTGGATAATTGCTACAAAATCACCACTCCTCTAGAACTTCCCGATTCTCTTAGTTATCTTTACTGGCCTAAATATCCACTGGAATCTTTGCCGTCAAAATTTTCTTCGAAAAATCTGGTTGAGCTTCATATGCCCAATAGCAAAGTTAAGAAGCTTTGGAAAAAAGACCAG AGACCTGTGAACTTACAAGTGATCGATCTATCAAACTCAAGAAATCTAACTAGAGTTCCAAATCTCTCTAGGAGTCGAAAACTTGTGAGCATAAATCTCAATGGTTGTTCCAGGTTGGTTGAAATTCCTGGGGGTATTCAACATCTTGACAAGCTGACTCATCTTGATCTTGGAGACTGCAGCAATCTCAAGTATCTTCCAAAGATGCCAGGAAATATTCAATACTTGGATTTACAAGGCAGTGGTATCAAGGAGTTGCCCAAATCAGTCTGGTCTAACAAAAACATTTCTTACTTGAAGTCCTTAGATTTAAGTAGAACAGCAGTTAAAGAGCTACACTCATCAATCGGGTCTTTCCCTGCTCTCAAAAGAATTCAACTGCAAGGTTGCGAAAGGCTTTTGAGTATTCCAGAGACCATCTGTAAGTTGAAATGTCTTGAGAAACTTGATCTCAAAGGTTGCTCTAGTTTTTCCAAATTCCCTGAAATCTTGGAGCCAATGGAACATTTGGTGTCTCTTAGTTTGGAAGGGACAGCTGTCGAAATGCTTCCTTCGTCATTTCGAAATCTAATTGGGCTTCAAACTTTAGACCTTAGTGGCTGCAAGCACCTCAAGGTTGTTGATAAAAGTATCTACCTTTTAACCAAACTTAAACGTCTCAACTTTAAAGCCTGTCGGGAACTTGAAAGATTGCCTTCCAGCTCTGAACGTTTTCCCTCTTTAGAAGTACTAGATCTCAGCGACAGCGGTATATTGGAAATCCCTGATGGTCTCGTTCGCTCAACCTCATTGAAACGTATGTATCTGTCTGGAACCAAGATTAGGAGCATACCTGCAAGCATCAAACAAGCTTCTCGGTTGTCTGAACTCAACATAGTCAACTGCAAGTGGCTTCAATCTTTGCCAGAACTCCCAATGCAATGTAATGTTGAAGCTGAAGGCTGCACGGCGCTGAAGAGAGTGGCAAGTTCAAGAAATAAGACTCACAAACAGGCAAGGCtcttattattttag